A region of Anguilla rostrata isolate EN2019 chromosome 10, ASM1855537v3, whole genome shotgun sequence DNA encodes the following proteins:
- the LOC135233465 gene encoding fatty acid-binding protein, liver-type-like, which yields MSFSGKYQLESQENFEPFMKTIGLSDEMIEKGKDIKSISEIEQNGDHFKVTVTTGAKVMVNTFTVGQESELEMLTGEKAKGVVRLEGNKLKVTLKGMDSVTEMVDANTLVTTATLGGMVYKRTSKRM from the exons ATGTCGTTCAGTGGAAAATACCAGCTGGAGTCTCAGGAAAACTTCGAGCCTTTCATGAAGACGATAG GTCTCTCGGATGAGATGATTGAAAAGGGCAAAGACATCAAGAGCATTTCTGAGATCGAGCAGAATGGCGACCACTTCAAGGTCACGGTGACGACCGGGGCCAAGGTCATGGTCAACACCTTCACCGTGGGCCAGGAGAGCGAGCTGGAGATGTTGACGGGGGAAAAGGCCAAG GGCGTGGTGCGGCTGGAGGGCAATAAGCTGAAGGTCACGCTGAAGGGCATGGACTCCGTCACTGAAATGGTCGATGCGAACACACTCGTGACC aCCGCGACGCTGGGAGGCATGGTTTACAAGAGGACCAGCAAGCGCATGTAG
- the LOC135233464 gene encoding isotocin-neurophysin IT 2-like translates to MSGAAVSVCLLSLLSACAACYISNCPIGGKRSLSDSPLRKCMVCGPGDRGRCFGPSICCGAGLGCLLGSPETAHCAAESYLPTPCQVGGGACGSEGGHCAAPGICCNTESCILDQSCSASDDDDDQIGQSENGSLDGDILARLLNLAGRTPPHWTNQ, encoded by the exons ATGTCTGGAGCTGCGGTGTCCGTGTGTCTGCTGAGCCTGCTGTCGGCCTGCGCGGCGTGCTACATCTCCAACTGCCCCATTGGGGGCAAGAGATCGCTGTCAGACTCCCCGCTacggaag tgcATGGTGTGTGGGCCGGGGGACCGGGGCCGGTGCTTTGGCCCCAGTATCTGCTGCGGGGCGGGGCTCGGCTGCCTCCTGGGCTCCCCGGAGACGGCGCACTGCGCGGCCGAGAGCTACCTGCCCACCCCCTGCcaggtggggggcggagcctgtggaAGCGAGGGCGGGCACTGTGCCGCGCCGGGCATCTGCTGCAACACAG AAAGCTGCATCCTTGACCAATCCTGTTCAgccagtgatgatgatgatgaccaGATCGGCCAATCAGAGAACGGCAGCCTGGATGGCGACATCCTTGCGAGACTCCTGAACCTTGCTGGCCGCACCCCTCCACACTGGACCAACCAATGA
- the il12b2 gene encoding interleukin-12 subunit beta isoform X1: METMQPETSRTCVELKSKPHRLICCRSDYLHSLPLRAIWCYYRRTGGMAGVSQNILTQWSPALVLESYRVLLVFVFTLKSAPSRDPRHQMYLSPWVSLIVAVCISMVCSLNEFPKKIQVSQKGASVNLTCHTDFQGQVTWEQKGKTLKESEYVSITGLRLFLHDLDTPNAGEYSCWGEGRKLDHTYLLLEEESYDSDEEEEDEEDQEEERDSLSCSTRTYSCSFTCRLSASGFTAARLSFHRYGQQPTQWHYAPTAQDHFQFTLPLSYSPFAEESAALVVTAEAANRNQYLKKTIQFYLRDIVQPDPPQTVTCEREGNALRVTVQPPVSWAQPVSYFPLEHEIEFINKDNGKTERVTSGVITQKVSRLRARSRDPLTPSAWSEWSPWKNVTH; this comes from the exons ATGGAAACAATGCAACCTGAGACCTCTAGGACCTGTGTGGAGCTCAAATCCAAACCTCACAG gttaATATGCTGCAGATCGGACTATTTGCATTCACTCCCCCTTCGGGCCATATGGTGTTACTACAGAAGAACTGGAGGAATGGCTGGCGTCTCCCAGAATATTCTAACACAGtggtctccagccctggtcctggagagctacagggttctgctggtttttgttttcaccttaaaatcagcacccagtcgagacccaagacaccag atgtaTCTGTCACCCTGGGTTTCCCTGATTGTGGCCGTGTGCATCTCCATGGTCTGTAGCCTGAATGAATTCCCCAAGAAAA taCAGGTCAGCCAGAAGGGCGCTTCCGTTAATCTCACCTGTCACACGGACTTCCAGGGTCAGGTGACCTGGGAGCAGAAGGGGAAGACATTGAAAGAGTCTGAATATGTCAGCATCACTGGGCTAAGGCTCTTCCTACACGACCTGGACACGCCCAATGCTGGGGAGTACagctgctggggggaggggcgcaaGCTGGACCACACCTATCTGCTCCTGGAAGAGGAATCCTATGATagtgatgaggaggaggaggatgaggaagatcaggaagaagaaagag actccctctcctgctccactcGGACGTATAGCTGTTCCTTCACCTGCCGTTTGTCTGCATCCGGATTCACTGCAGCCAGACTGAGCTTCCATcg TTACGGCCAGCAGCCCACTCAATGGCATTATGCCCCCACTGCACAGGACCATTTCCAGTtcaccctgcccctctcctACTCCCCGTTCGCTGAGGAGAGCGCCGCCCTGGTGGTGACAGCAGAGGCTGCGAACAGAAATCAGTACCTGAAAAAGACCATTCAATTCTACCTGCGTGATATTG TCCAGCCCGATCCGCCCCAGACGGTGACGTGTGAGCGGGAGGGGAACGCACTCAGAGTGACAGTCCAGCCCCCTGTTAGCTGGGCTCAGCCAGTCAGCTACTTCCCCCTGGAGCACGAGATTGAGTTCATCAACAAGGACAATGGCAAG acgGAGCGTGTGACCAGCGGTGTGATCACGCAGAAGGTCAGCAGGCTTCGCGCTCGGTCCCGggaccccctcaccccctctgcCTGGAGCGAGTGGAGCCCCTGGAAAAATGTAACCCACTAA
- the il12b2 gene encoding interleukin-12 subunit beta isoform X2: MYLSPWVSLIVAVCISMVCSLNEFPKKIQVSQKGASVNLTCHTDFQGQVTWEQKGKTLKESEYVSITGLRLFLHDLDTPNAGEYSCWGEGRKLDHTYLLLEEESYDSDEEEEDEEDQEEERDSLSCSTRTYSCSFTCRLSASGFTAARLSFHRYGQQPTQWHYAPTAQDHFQFTLPLSYSPFAEESAALVVTAEAANRNQYLKKTIQFYLRDIVQPDPPQTVTCEREGNALRVTVQPPVSWAQPVSYFPLEHEIEFINKDNGKTERVTSGVITQKVSRLRARSRDPLTPSAWSEWSPWKNVTH; this comes from the exons atgtaTCTGTCACCCTGGGTTTCCCTGATTGTGGCCGTGTGCATCTCCATGGTCTGTAGCCTGAATGAATTCCCCAAGAAAA taCAGGTCAGCCAGAAGGGCGCTTCCGTTAATCTCACCTGTCACACGGACTTCCAGGGTCAGGTGACCTGGGAGCAGAAGGGGAAGACATTGAAAGAGTCTGAATATGTCAGCATCACTGGGCTAAGGCTCTTCCTACACGACCTGGACACGCCCAATGCTGGGGAGTACagctgctggggggaggggcgcaaGCTGGACCACACCTATCTGCTCCTGGAAGAGGAATCCTATGATagtgatgaggaggaggaggatgaggaagatcaggaagaagaaagag actccctctcctgctccactcGGACGTATAGCTGTTCCTTCACCTGCCGTTTGTCTGCATCCGGATTCACTGCAGCCAGACTGAGCTTCCATcg TTACGGCCAGCAGCCCACTCAATGGCATTATGCCCCCACTGCACAGGACCATTTCCAGTtcaccctgcccctctcctACTCCCCGTTCGCTGAGGAGAGCGCCGCCCTGGTGGTGACAGCAGAGGCTGCGAACAGAAATCAGTACCTGAAAAAGACCATTCAATTCTACCTGCGTGATATTG TCCAGCCCGATCCGCCCCAGACGGTGACGTGTGAGCGGGAGGGGAACGCACTCAGAGTGACAGTCCAGCCCCCTGTTAGCTGGGCTCAGCCAGTCAGCTACTTCCCCCTGGAGCACGAGATTGAGTTCATCAACAAGGACAATGGCAAG acgGAGCGTGTGACCAGCGGTGTGATCACGCAGAAGGTCAGCAGGCTTCGCGCTCGGTCCCGggaccccctcaccccctctgcCTGGAGCGAGTGGAGCCCCTGGAAAAATGTAACCCACTAA
- the LOC135233467 gene encoding protease-associated domain-containing protein 1-like, with amino-acid sequence MLRKAELGRSVEMGWDSVAGLFVAGLAIFLQLHRISALGVNELLYFRILSPPDIGYIFSAAPARDFGSDFTSSYDEIFLVPAEPVDGCSELKNKDLIEGQVTLLERGGCSFVRKARVVEEAGGRAVLIADDASDNDSQYLDMITDGTADRPSIPALFLLGRDGMMIRRSLQRQSLPWAVISIPVNVSALASFPLRQPPWTLW; translated from the exons ATGTTGAGAAAAGCAGAGCTCGGGCGAAGTGTTGAAATGGGGTGGGACAGTGTTGCTGGGCTTTTCGTGGCTGGACTAGCTATATTCCTGCAGTTGCATCGTATATCAG CTCTCGGGGTAAATGAGCTCTTGTATTTCAGAATCCTCAGCCCCCCGGACATTGGCTACATTTTCAGCGCTGCTCCTGCGCGTGACTTTGGCAGCGATTTT ACGTCTTCATACGATGAGATCTTCCTGGTGCCTGCCGAGCCTGTGGACGGATGCTCTGAGCTCAAGAACAAAGACCTTATAGAGGGACAGGTTACCCTGCTGGAGAGAGG GGGGTGCTCTTTTGTGCGGAAGGCCCGGGTTGTGGAGGAGGCTGGTGGACGAGCGGTGCTAATAGCAGACGATGCCTCGGACAATGACAGTCAGTACCTGGACATGATCACAGACGGGACGGCAGACCGGCCCAGCATCCCAGCGCTCTTCCTCCTCGGACGGGACGG gatgATGATTCGCCGCTCGCTGCAGAGGCAGTCCCTCCCCTGGGCGGTGATCTCTATCCCAGTCAATGTGTCTGCCCTCGCCTCCTTCCCCCTGCGCCAGCCCCCCTGGACCCTGTggtag